The region tattttaacTTTCATATCATTTCCAATAATATAAGACTTTGTGacataaaataataaaattaatagCAGTATTAAActtatttacaaattttattattataCAAGTTTATATTCTGAGAGAAAAAACTTAACTTAgttttctttaaaaaaaattagtttAGTTTTTATTAATACATTTGTTATTATTAATTATACAATTATAAGTAAAATTATTAAAACAATTTTATTAACAAAAGGTTTAATACCATtgaaattttaaaaataattgttttaaaaataaattgaattCTCATAAATAATTGTTTAAAACTACAATCATCGTcgaataaaaataaaaaaaataaaaaaatgtaaaATTTTAATTACTTGCTCTTGATCAAAAACATATTAATATTCTAATTACGTGATTGAGGAAATTTTTTAACTGCAATGAACTAGGGAAACTAGGTCCAATAAAACACAAACAAGAAAAATTAGAGTATTAGAGATGTTTTAATTTAATGTTATCATATTTGTTGTCTTGTGTATTGGCAAAATGTGCTTGAGTTTCAGTAACGTGCTTCTTTGCAGGAACTTTTTTTGTGTGTGATAACGTCAGTTTCTAACAAACTCCCTCTATTTTTTCCTCTATTTCATGTTTTTGTACTGTTTCATTTTATCTTCTAGTACATTATTATTTGAATTGATGGAGGAGCTGACCTACACATTGTTTCACAACTATAGGAGTACTCAACATTGCATGACATTACTTCAAAATGGATAGCTTCTCTTTTTTATGCCTTCTAAATTACTCAAAGAAAGTACCATACCTAAATTGCCTACTACCACAATATCACATGTTCACCTTAGTTAGACTCAGTCTTAGGTTTTCAGAGAGACAATGGATAGGTTAATCACAGTTTAAATGTGAAAAATCGAATATCAATTCTATTTTATCATTACATAACTGTAACAAATATTTTATTAAATCTTAAACGTATCAAATTTCGAGTCAGTAATATATTTTATATTCCTTTAAATGTGACTCTGAACGTAATAGTTTAAAATTGCTAAAACAATTTAGTTCGGTTTGGTTTCAACCATTGAAATGACTTGTAAAATGAACATTAATATGAGGTGTTTGTTTATTTTTGCAGAAGAGACAGTTTCATCACACATAGAGCCTTTTGTGATGCACTTGCCCAAGAAAGTTCAAGACAACCACAATTACCAACCTTAATCACCAACACTTCCATTAACAACTCCCAACTATTTGGAAACTTTAACAACAACAATATATCATTAGCCTTGTCTCAAATTCCTCCACAACAAATCTCATCAACTCATGACCAAAACGACACAAACCAAGCCACTGAAATCTTGCGTTTTGGCAACCACAACATTCTATCCCCACCTCCACAACATGCTCTCCACACCCCTCCATTTAGTTTCATCACTCAACAACCAAACCAAAATTTTCAACATGACCAACATTCTCAAACATTCCAAGGACTAATATCATTGTCTGAACTCAACAATAACAATTTGTTTTCTGAAAACTTCAACCATGAAGCGTTCTTTTCTGAAAATCCATTGATGTGTGACCCTAATATTAATAACCAAACAAGTCCTATCTCACCTCACATGTCAGCAACAGCACTTCTTCAAAAAGCTTCTCAAATGGGTGCAACTTCAAGCAcaaacaacatcaacaataacacTGCTTCTTCATTACTAAGAAGCTATGGTAGTTCATCATTTTCTTCTGTAGCAACAAAGGCTATTGGTGGTGGTTCTGATGGACTCACTAGAGATTTTCTTGGAGTTGGTCAAATAGTAATGAGAAACATGAATGGAGAAGGAGTTTCACAAAGAGAACAGCGAAACTTCAAGGTGGAAGCAGAGAAAAACGCTGCAAATTTTGGAGGGAACTTTGAGTGATTCTGTGAATCTTTGTTGAGCATGCAATTGGAAAAAAGTTCAAAAGGTACGTAACAAAAAAATCACTGTTTTTTTTATATGATTATTGCTTATTTCTATGTAGGATGATTAAAGTAAGATTTCGTTGGTAAATGTGCTAGGGTAGGGAGTATCTTTTACTATTTATTGGACAATGAATTGAAATTTGAAGGACATTTTGGATAAAGCTTTTATACAGTATTATGAGGATTTATATAGCACAGATTCCTAAAATCTACCTGTTTTTGATCCTGTTGGTCCTTGAATAAATAATTGAATAAATTTTTATTTCtgaaaaaaatatttaatatcaTTTAAAAATGATAATAGTTAAATATCATTTATCAGAAAAATCACTGaaataatatttaaaatatttttatttattattattattattattattattattattattattattattattattattattattattattagtgAATGTTTAAATTGTTTAGAAATAGAAAATTAGcataattattataaataataaaataatattttttgtgaaataatcttaattaaaaaataattgtATCAAATCCTTCAACTAATTAATGTAGTGCATAATCTCcttaatatattatttataagCAAATATGATATAAAGAGAGTACAAGGGTACTCTACCCTTTACAAAGAAAACTGAAATTCTTAGCAAGATTCTCCTTAATATTATTTTGACATTTTTGAATGATTTTCGGTAAAACATTATTTTCAAAATTGATTATGACTTGAAAGTTATAATTTAACTTTTAACTCTAAAGATTATATTTAAGGACACTTAAACTTATCATCCAACTCAATTTTAGAAATATATATtcaaaaataaattatttattttcaaCTAATTAAAAAAGTAATTTATTTAAAATCAAAATTTATCACTTCACAATTAAATTACATAATAAATTTTTTCTAAAGAATAGAAAActatttatatttatatatatatatatatatatatatatatatatatatatatatatatatatatatatatatatatatatatatatatatatatatatatatatacacacatatatatatatatatatatatatatatatatatatatatatatatatatatatatatatatatatatacccattaaataaataaaaataataataatataaaagTTCTAATAAATTATTGTGTGTAGTATTTTAGTATTTTGAAAGGAAGGCATGAGTGGAGTTaaattttgttttgaaaatgaaaaggtGTGATGAGTGACATGTTATTATCTTTGCATGGAGTGAAGACAGCGACGTAGTGCAGGATTTTGTTTCTTCTATTGTCTTCTCCTTTTCAAATGGTATCTTTTTTGGATATATTTTAGTTTTTAGGTTGGCAGAGTCACGAGTGTCCTTCTATTTCATTGGCCAAACATGTCTCTGCCCTTATCTACTCAGATGCTTTTTTTCACTCTCTTTAGAATATCCTTTTCATTCAAATAATGTCATGCCTCGACTTTTTCTCCATTATTAATATATTATGTTGTCTTCAAAAATAAGTTATCATTTTGTGTTTTAACTTCTCTTTTGTCCAAAATTTTGAAACAAGACTTACCATTTTTCAAGTTTAGCTTTTTGCAGGATATGTCTTATAAAAGTCCATCTAATTCAGTTTTTGGGAGCAACATTGTGGAATCATATTGGAGTTAAACGATGTATATATAAGTTGCCTTGCATGAAAAGAAAGTTATGGAAGCAATGAAAGTTGGAAGcacatgaaagttgttaatattggGATTTCAAACAATTTACAGTGAAATTTTCATGGTTTAACTTAATAGGTTTTGTTGGGAGAAGTTTTAATATGTACATTGGAGTATAGGTCATAGCATTCTATAGTAACATATATAGAAATATTATATCATCATATGTATATGGTTGTTGAATCCTCATTTTGCCTATTGAGAGATAGGTTTATGTCCTCTAATTCTTTAATTGTAAGGGTTTGAATATCCTGCTACAATGCTACTTAGAAATATTAGTCTTCTAGCTTTTTTTAGCTGTGTTTTATCATGTTGGTTGGGAGTTTTATTGACTTTCTTAGTATCATACAAGCCTATTTAAGATGAAGTTGATTTTATTTAAATTGTTCTAATGCTATGGCTTCTAATCAAAGCATATGATCAAGCTTCTAAGCATAGGATAGTGGGAGCCTTTTGCAAACCTTTATTGAAGGTTGATAGATGTGCCTCTATGTGATGCTGAGCTAAGACTTCTTTTTTGATGTCATAAGTTAGAGTGTTCGTGTACTCTTTTTAATATAGTTTTATTTTAAAAGAAAACGATTGTTATATTATAGATGtcatttattttaagaaaaaagagaaaataaatatattaattCCATGTATGCCACAAGATTATCATTTTGAAAAGTCCTTCTTGATTTGGGCCTTAACTCCAAGATTTATAGTCGATCTCAAGTCCACTTTTGATAAAAGTTTTGGATCATTTGCCAGTAGTTTGGcctaaaaatattttaatcatttATAGGATCCTTGCTTTTTGAACCTCCATTCTTTCTCGGATTACACCCCCTTctaaaaaaaatcattttatgcCTCATTCTTTACCTCTTGTGACTATGGTAATCAGTGTTGGGAAACCATCTTCAAATTTGGCGATTACTTAAAGGTTAGATTTGGGATCCTAACCTTTTACACTAAGGA is a window of Lathyrus oleraceus cultivar Zhongwan6 chromosome 6, CAAS_Psat_ZW6_1.0, whole genome shotgun sequence DNA encoding:
- the LOC127093260 gene encoding protein indeterminate-domain 5, chloroplastic; this encodes MAASFSAASFFTSTEENQNEMNQQNSSSSTTPTAPPPPQKKRRNQAGTPYPDAEVIALSPKSLMATNRFVCEVCQKGFQREQNLQLHRRGHNLPWKLKQKSNKEPKRKVYLCPEPSCVHHDPSRALGDLTGIKKHFSRKHGEKKWKCEKCSKKYAVQSDWKAHSKTCGTREYRCDCGTLFSRRDSFITHRAFCDALAQESSRQPQLPTLITNTSINNSQLFGNFNNNNISLALSQIPPQQISSTHDQNDTNQATEILRFGNHNILSPPPQHALHTPPFSFITQQPNQNFQHDQHSQTFQGLISLSELNNNNLFSENFNHEAFFSENPLMCDPNINNQTSPISPHMSATALLQKASQMGATSSTNNINNNTASSLLRSYGSSSFSSVATKAIGGGSDGLTRDFLGVGQIVMRNMNGEGVSQREQRNFKVEAEKNAANFGGNFE